CCGCCCGACGCGGGTGGCGATCCGCTCCAGCACGCCGACGGCGCGCAGCGCGGCCAGTGGCGTGTCCTCGGTCGTGGCGGTCAGTCGCTCGGCGACCTCGACCAGGAGCGCGGCCAGCGGCTCGGGGAGGGGTACCGCCTTGTCGCGGACGAGGGACAGGTGTGCGTTCCAGTCCGCGAGCGGCCCGGTCAGGTCTACGTCCGCCTCGTACAGGGGCCGGTCGCCGACCGCTGCCCAGTCCAGCGGGTACTCGGCGGCACCGCGCCATCCGCACGCACACACCGCCCGGAGCGCCTCGGCGAGCGGGCGGCCGGCCCGGCCGTCGTAAGCCGACCAGTGCGTCGTGGAAGGCACGTTCGGGCCGCTCCCGACGTCGAAGTACACCGGACCCGGCTCACCACCACCGATCAGGGCACCCGCCGCGCCCGCGTGCGCGTCCCCGAACTCCACCGTCCACCAGGCCCACTCCACCAGCACACCACCCTCCATCGCGATCCCGCCGGCACCCTGCCCCGCCCGCGCCGCCACCCACACCCCCGCCGACCCAACAACGCGCGTCGTTGGACCTCCCAAACAGGCTGCGATCACGAGCAGCCCAGGAGCACGGCAAAGGGCCGCCACCTGTCGAGGTGGCGGCCCTGGGCGGCGGGCAAGGCCTACGGGGCGGGGGTGAACTCCACGTCGGTTCCGCCGCAGCCGGCCGCGATGTCGAACAGCCGGTCCCGCTCGGCCTCGTCGACCGCGAGGCCCCAGCGGAGCTTGGTCGCGGTCCACTCGGCGCCGTACCGGCACAGCGCATCCGGCGCCGGCGGCAGCCACTCCGCCGGATCCTGGTCCGCCTTCGACCGGTTCGAACGGGCCGTCACCGCCACCAGGGAAGCCGGCTGACCCTGGTCGTTCGCGTACGCCTCGCGCCTTTGTGCGGTCCACGAACTGGCGCCCGAATCCCAGGCCTCGGCGAGCGGGACCATGTGGTCGATGTCCAAGGCCCCGGCCGGTGTCACCTCCCGGTCGTCGTAGTACGACCACCAGGTCCCGCCGGTCAGGGTGCAGCCCGGCCCGATCTCCGGGTACACCACCGCCTCGGCCAGGAGCACCTCGGCGCGGGTGTTGCAGCCGTCGGCCGGGATGTCGCCCGCGTTCCAGTGCTTGAAGGAGGTCCGCTGGTAGCCGGTCCGGTCCTCGGTGGCGAGCGGCAGCGCGGACACCGCGACCCCGATCGGCAGCACCTGCGGCACGACGGCCACGGCTGGAGCCGGGGCGGCGGGTTGGGTGGCCGCGTGCGCGGCCGTGGGCAGGGACAGGGTCAGGGCGAGGGCGGCGGCCGCGACAGCGGACCGCTTCATGATCATCATGTGCCGGTTGTACCGGCCCCCGCACCGTCACCAACAGGCCACCCCGGCCCGGTTCACCCGCCCGCGCACACCGGTTCACCGGCGAAACGCCACTGCACCCGACCCCCGCCCGGTCAGCCTGCGGCCGCCGCCGGACCCTCACCGAACCTGGGTACGTCCTCCAGCCCCACGTCCAGGCGCAGCCGCTGGAAGCGCAGCGGGTGGCGGTAGATGCCGCCGTGGTCGATGGCGCGGTCGGCGCTGACCTCGGCGACCAGGGTGGGGTGGACGAGGGTGGTGTCGAGGGCGTCGCGGCTCCCCCACGTCGCGGAGAAGCGCACGCCCTCCCACGGGTGTCCGGGCGCGGCCATGGTGAGGTGCTCTGCGACCTGCCGGGCGGCGTCCGGGCGCAGCGGGACGGTCCGGCCGACCGCGCGCAGCCGGCCGTCCTGGTCGTGGCGGCCGAGGACGAGGAGCTGCGGGCGGGTCAGGGTGCCGGTGATCGCGCCGACGATCGTCTCTGTGGTGTCCCGCCTTCTGATCTTGGTCCAGCCGCGGTATCCGGTCAGATAGCGGCTGTTCAGGGGCTTGATCAGGATCCCCTCCACCCCGGACACGTCCGTCCAGGACTCCAGCCATTCCCGTGCCTTGGACAGGTCCGTCGTCATCGGGCAGAGCGTCCACGGGGCGCTCAGGGCGTGCTCGGAGAACAGTCCTTCCAGCAGTGCGCGCCGCTCGGCGTACGGACGCCTCAAAAGCTCCTGGCCGTCCTGCTGCAAGAGGTCGAAGGCGACGAAGTAGGCCGGCCACCGGGCGGCCAGGCCGGCGGCGCGGGCGCGGGTCGCGGCCCGGCGCTGCAACGCCTCGAAAGACAACCGGCCGGCCTCGGTGTCCCAGACGACCAGTTCGCCATCGAGGACCAGGCCGTGCGGCAACTGTGCCTCGGCGGCCGCCACCAGGTCCGGCCATCGGTCCTGGACCAGCGCCCCGCGGCGGGTCTGCACCAGGACCGTGCCGCCGGGGCCGGCCGCGGTGAACAGCAGTGCCCGGTGACCGTCCAGCTTCTGCTCATACGCCACCCCCGCCCGCAGTGCCGCCGGTCCCGGCACGGCTTCCGCGGCCTGCGCCAGCATCGGCTCGACCGGCGGTCTGAGCGTCACGGGGCCTCCCTCGCGGCTTGCCTGCCCCTCTTCCAGGGTCCGCCAGAACAGCCGGAGGCGGCTCTGCAGAACGGCCGTCGCATCATCCATCCGAGGGGCGCAGCGGGCCCGTCAGAGGCGCCCTGCGGGGCTTGTGCGGCACGGTGGCGGCATGCGTCGCTGGTCCCTGCCTCTGCTCCTTGTCGCGCTGCTCGCGGCCCCGGGATGCGTCACCGTCCACCCCGCACCCACCCGGCCCGCCGGGGCCTCGCTCGTGACGGTCCCGGAGGACCACAAGCACCCCGTCGACCCCCAGCCCGCACGACCGGACACAGGGGCGGCGCTCCCCCTCTCCCCCCTGCCCGAGTCTGCGGCCGCGCCTTCGACCGGCGCCGTTCCCGAGGCCGGCCGTACTCCCGCGCCGGCCCGTCCCGCGCCCGCGGCCAGCGAGGCGTCCGCCGAGACTCAGCCCGCCCGGCGGGCTCCCGACCGCAGGGCCGAAGGCCCGGTACGGCCGCGCCGGATGCCCCCGCCCCGCCCCGCCGTACGCCCCGCCGCCAAACCCAAGCCCAGGAAGGCGAAGGGGCCGAGCCGTACACCCGCACCGCACCGCCCGGTACGCGCCCCAGGGGCGGGGGCCGCGGACATGACGGAGCTGTGCCGCGCCGCGCACGGCGTCACCAGCCCTGCCGTGGCCGCCCTCTGCCACCAGACCTACGGCCGATGACCGGAGCGTGGCGTTCGCGCAGTAAATCGAACACGTGTTTCACTGGGGGTGTGAGACCACCGTTCCGCTTCTCCGAGGACCTGATCACGCTCCAAAGGGCGTGGCAGCAGACGTACGCCGAGCTCGCGCAGGCCCCCGCCGGGGCCGGTACGACCGTGCTACGGCGCCGGCTGATCACCCTCTCCGGAACCCTGTGCACCCATCCCTACTGGGCGGCCCCCACCGCCTGGCGGGCCGGCGGCGTCGAGCTGCGGCGCGCCGCCCGCACCCACACCTCCGCACCGGCGGAACGGGAGGCAGCAGCATGAACGAGCAGACCACCACCAAGCCCCGCCCACAGGTCGTCACCTGGGCGCCCAGCCAGACCGGCCCCTGTGCCCGGTGCCACGCTCCGACGTGCCGGTACGGGGTGGGTGCCAGCCCCTTGTGCGAGGCGTGTAAGGCCGCGCGGCGGGCGCAGTACGGGAGCTGAACCGTGTCCGTCCTGCCGCCCGACCTGCCTCGTCTGCGGACGCTGGTCACCTACTTGCGCGGCGAACTCGGCCGGGCCGAACAGGCCCTTGCCACGGCCGAGGAGCGCGAGGCCCTCGCCTCGTCGCGACGGCCGCCGCCCGAGCTGCCCGCGTGGCTGGTCGAGCGCGGGATCGGAGGCGGCCGGCTTCCAGCCCGCGTGCACACCGGAGGCTGCTGGGACACCGGCAACCGCTGCGCCCCCGCCGCCGCAGATCAGATACGGCGGCTGCTGGCCGAGGGCGTGCCCGCATGTATCCACTGCCGGCCCGACACCGCCCTTGGAGTGCTGGAGTGACCAGCACCGGCAGGTGCGGGAATACGCCCTGACCTGCGGTTGGGTCGTCTATCCGCCCGCCGCCCAGGGCGAGCGCCGCGTCCGCTGCGACGGGGAGATTCTCGCCGCGCCCTCGGTCCCGCCATTACCGATCACTTCAGCAGGCGGGGCAGAAGCTCGCCTGGACCGCGGCGACGACGATGTCTGTCCGAGGGCTGATAGGGCCCTGCCCCTTTGACCGTGCACCCCCACGGTCACACCATGGATACAGGGGACCGAGAAGATCAGGTGAACGTCATGGCTGAAGACAAGATCTACCAGGAGCTTCGCGCCATTCACCAAGAGGTGCACCGGATACACGAAGAGAACGAGCAGGCGCGGCGCGAGGAGAAGGAACGGCAAGAGCGCATCGACCGAAGCCAAAGGACCGGAGGGCAAGGCACGCGCGCCTCCGAACGTGCGCAGAACGCCATTAAGGACTTCCTTTAGATCCAGGGCACGATGTAGACGCTCGACGCACTCGCCCGCCCCGGCACGACGGCGTGCAACGTGTGCGACGCCGCCGAGGCGCTGCTGCCGATCCTCGCCCACGGCCAGGACGACGTGCCCGCCCCCGGCGGCTGATCACAGGTCAGACGGTCGGAGACCCGGTGTAGTCGTGGCGTTGGTAGCCCCGCCCGTCGCCGTGCCAGTCCAGGAACAGCACCGAGTCCCCCAGCGCTCCGCGGCCGGCCCGGTGGCTGATCGTCGGCGTTCGATAGTGGCCGTCGTAGTTCGCGTTGGACGTGCTGTCCTCCAGCCGCTCCTCGAGCCCAGGGAAATCGCGCTCGACCACCACGGGGTCGGTGCCCTCCCGGGATTGCTTGATCTGCAACCGCAGCTTGGCCCCGTCGAAGATCGTCGGGTCGTCCACCTCGCGGAACGCCGGGCCGTCCCAATTCACCTCGGCGTACGCGTACACGGTGCCCCCGGACCGGGCTGCACACGTCCGTACCGTCACCTTCCAGTTGTCCGGCCACGGCCCGTCATAGCCGCTGTCGTCAATGTCCCTCGTGCTGCTGGCGCACTTGTAGGCCGGGGCCGCCATGGCGGTGGGAGCGGCCGGCGCCGCCACCGCCACCACGGCCACCGCGGCCACCGCCGCGCGCTTGATGGTGCTCATGCCCGGTCAATGCCGGGACCGCGGAAGCGACACGGCCCCGCCCCGAAACCGCCTCGGACGAGCGACCCCGGCGCCCGGGCGTCGATCGCACGTCCGGTCAGCCGGAAGCGGGTACCGCGCCGGTCCAGGCGAGTACGTCGTCGCGGCGGTAGTCCTCGCCGAGAATGGCCAGCATGTCCGCCAGCCGGCCCGCGAGGTCGGCAGCCGCCTCCGGGGACTCCTTGCGGAGCAGGTGCCAGCAGGCATGCGCGTTGCGGGCCGTACGGATCGTGTCGGCCTCGGGACGGTACCGGGCGGCCTGGCAGCGCAGGGCGGTCGTGATGAGCAGCTCCGTGGTCCCGCGCCAGTCGGTGCGCTGGCAGAGGGTGAGCCATGCCCGGGCGGTCAGCACGGTGACGGTGGCGGCGTCCTCGCCGAACCAGCCGGCCAGGGCGGTCTCCAGCTTGTAGGCGAGGGCGACCGCGGTGGGCAGGTCCCCTTCCGCGTGCGCGGACCACACGGCCGCCCACATCTCCCGGTACGCCTCGACCTCAAGGAGGAGCGCGGGCAGGACGGCCGGGGCCGGGGGAGCCGTGGCGATAGCAGGGGTCGGGGGCGCGGGGGGTGCGGGGCGTTCCTTCACGGGGGCGGGTGCTGCGGGGTGC
The window above is part of the Streptomyces sp. NBC_01232 genome. Proteins encoded here:
- a CDS encoding HNH endonuclease family protein codes for the protein MKRSAVAAAALALTLSLPTAAHAATQPAAPAPAVAVVPQVLPIGVAVSALPLATEDRTGYQRTSFKHWNAGDIPADGCNTRAEVLLAEAVVYPEIGPGCTLTGGTWWSYYDDREVTPAGALDIDHMVPLAEAWDSGASSWTAQRREAYANDQGQPASLVAVTARSNRSKADQDPAEWLPPAPDALCRYGAEWTATKLRWGLAVDEAERDRLFDIAAGCGGTDVEFTPAP
- a CDS encoding ATP-dependent DNA ligase: MTLRPPVEPMLAQAAEAVPGPAALRAGVAYEQKLDGHRALLFTAAGPGGTVLVQTRRGALVQDRWPDLVAAAEAQLPHGLVLDGELVVWDTEAGRLSFEALQRRAATRARAAGLAARWPAYFVAFDLLQQDGQELLRRPYAERRALLEGLFSEHALSAPWTLCPMTTDLSKAREWLESWTDVSGVEGILIKPLNSRYLTGYRGWTKIRRRDTTETIVGAITGTLTRPQLLVLGRHDQDGRLRAVGRTVPLRPDAARQVAEHLTMAAPGHPWEGVRFSATWGSRDALDTTLVHPTLVAEVSADRAIDHGGIYRHPLRFQRLRLDVGLEDVPRFGEGPAAAAG
- a CDS encoding DUF6233 domain-containing protein, which encodes MSVLPPDLPRLRTLVTYLRGELGRAEQALATAEEREALASSRRPPPELPAWLVERGIGGGRLPARVHTGGCWDTGNRCAPAAADQIRRLLAEGVPACIHCRPDTALGVLE